A DNA window from Desulfurobacteriaceae bacterium contains the following coding sequences:
- a CDS encoding IGHMBP2 family helicase has protein sequence MPILLTGVYEGKKLVRELKKIGLRKHDVRETFIANGSTLIFLKDESLCNDIFKEFVPDEETIKEIVTVHTYVEKFKNLIDTERLAEMEAQEEEIRKLSGRERELLGRAILDLKGTKAGMKFHLHLVRFWREKPIETEITSGDVILVSKGNPLKSNLVGTVVRITEKTITVAFEEKPPNWVYRKGVRVDLYINDVTFKRMEENLEELRHAVGRQRELRNIILGLKKPTEAKEEEFELVDERLNGTQVKAVKKALGSKDFYLIHGPPGTGKTSTITELIVQLVKRGNKVLATADSNIAADNILLNLSKYKNLKLVRIGHPARVLEELEKYSIYALYEEHEKTQKIRNGWERVRELIERRDQYKKPVPTLRRGMSDEEIIYFGRKGKGIRGLSKKTVRSMANWLLTNYEIDVRIKALKEMENVLLREILADADVVISTNSMVKSELLDGFFFDVAVIDEGSQQVEPSTLIPIMKAKKFFIAGDHKQLPPTVMSEEAKDLEKTLFEKLITNYPSLSSMLEIQYRMNEKIMEFPNKEFYEGKLKAAESVKNHTLADFNLQAPSKFKEILEPNVPIAFLDTSTINAYEFQVEGSTSYENYEEAKICITIAEELIRMGLERRDIGIITPYAAQVKLIKQMLLERDLKVEVNSVDGFQGREKEVIIISFVRSNDKGEIGFLKDLRRLNVAITRPRRKLIGVGNAKTLSSHSTYRRFLEYVKENGVFMGAGN, from the coding sequence ATGCCAATTTTACTAACTGGAGTTTACGAAGGGAAAAAGCTCGTTAGAGAACTTAAAAAGATCGGTTTAAGAAAACATGACGTAAGAGAAACTTTCATTGCAAACGGTTCCACACTGATATTTTTGAAGGATGAATCTTTGTGTAATGACATTTTTAAAGAATTTGTTCCAGATGAAGAAACCATAAAGGAAATAGTAACCGTTCACACTTACGTTGAAAAGTTCAAAAATCTCATTGACACAGAAAGGCTTGCTGAAATGGAAGCTCAAGAGGAAGAGATTAGAAAACTCTCTGGAAGGGAGAGAGAACTCCTTGGAAGGGCAATTTTAGACCTAAAAGGAACAAAAGCTGGAATGAAGTTTCACCTTCACCTTGTAAGGTTTTGGAGGGAAAAACCAATAGAAACAGAGATAACAAGTGGAGATGTAATTCTTGTCAGCAAAGGAAATCCTTTAAAGAGTAACCTTGTTGGAACCGTTGTAAGGATAACAGAGAAAACAATAACTGTTGCCTTTGAAGAAAAACCACCAAACTGGGTTTATAGAAAAGGTGTAAGAGTAGACCTTTACATTAACGATGTTACTTTTAAGAGAATGGAAGAAAACTTAGAAGAACTTAGACATGCAGTTGGAAGACAAAGAGAATTAAGAAACATTATACTTGGTCTTAAAAAACCAACCGAAGCTAAAGAAGAAGAGTTTGAACTTGTTGATGAAAGACTTAATGGGACTCAAGTTAAGGCTGTAAAGAAAGCTCTTGGTTCTAAAGATTTCTATTTGATTCACGGACCGCCGGGAACTGGAAAAACAAGTACAATCACAGAACTCATCGTTCAGCTTGTTAAAAGAGGAAATAAGGTTCTTGCTACTGCAGACTCAAACATTGCGGCTGATAATATCCTCCTTAATCTTTCCAAATACAAAAACTTAAAACTTGTAAGAATTGGTCATCCTGCAAGGGTTTTAGAGGAACTTGAGAAATATTCCATTTATGCCCTTTACGAAGAACATGAAAAAACTCAAAAAATTAGAAACGGTTGGGAAAGGGTGAGAGAATTAATAGAAAGAAGAGATCAGTACAAGAAACCTGTTCCTACTTTAAGACGGGGAATGAGTGATGAGGAAATAATCTACTTCGGAAGGAAAGGAAAAGGTATTAGGGGACTTTCCAAAAAAACCGTGCGTTCTATGGCAAATTGGCTTTTGACAAATTATGAAATTGACGTAAGAATAAAGGCTTTAAAAGAGATGGAAAATGTCCTTCTTAGAGAGATACTTGCCGATGCAGACGTGGTCATTTCTACAAATTCTATGGTGAAATCAGAACTTTTAGATGGCTTCTTCTTTGATGTAGCTGTAATAGATGAAGGAAGTCAACAGGTAGAACCGTCTACTCTAATTCCAATAATGAAAGCTAAAAAATTCTTTATTGCTGGAGATCATAAACAGCTTCCACCAACTGTAATGAGTGAGGAAGCTAAGGACCTTGAAAAAACTCTCTTTGAAAAATTAATTACGAATTACCCATCTCTTTCGTCAATGCTTGAAATACAGTACAGGATGAATGAAAAAATAATGGAATTTCCAAACAAGGAATTTTACGAAGGGAAACTGAAAGCTGCTGAAAGTGTTAAAAACCATACCTTAGCCGACTTTAACTTACAAGCACCTTCTAAATTTAAAGAAATCTTGGAACCAAACGTTCCAATTGCCTTTCTTGATACTTCTACGATAAACGCTTACGAGTTTCAAGTAGAAGGTTCTACATCTTACGAAAACTATGAAGAAGCCAAGATTTGCATAACAATCGCTGAAGAACTTATTAGAATGGGGCTTGAAAGAAGAGATATAGGAATAATCACTCCTTATGCAGCCCAAGTTAAACTAATAAAACAGATGCTTTTGGAAAGGGACTTGAAAGTAGAAGTAAATTCTGTTGACGGCTTCCAAGGAAGAGAAAAGGAGGTAATAATTATTTCGTTTGTTCGCTCAAATGACAAAGGTGAAATAGGATTCTTGAAAGACTTAAGAAGATTAAATGTAGCTATAACAAGACCAAGAAGAAAGCTTATAGGAGTAGGAAACGCAAAGACCTTATCTTCCCATAGCACTTACAGAAGGTTCCTAGAATACGTAAAAGAGAACGGAGTATTTATGGGAGCTGGAAACTAA
- a CDS encoding KamA family radical SAM protein: protein MKIPGYSSIEEIEKAFQIEIDKGEKKKLQKVVEKHPMFIPDYYARLIDWNDPNDPIKNIIFPSLSELDVAGSYDTSGEKENTVLTGLQHKYQETALLLVTNRCAGYCRHCFRKRMVGIPTDETVKLFDRAVEYIREHKEITNVLISGGDPLVLPTDVIEYFLKELSKIEHLKFIRFGSRTPVFYPMRIYEDEKLLDVFARYSTPEKRVYLVTHFNHPREVTEEARRAVDALIRSGVVVSNQAVLLKGVNDDPEVLVTLMKEITSCGVVPYYVFQCRPVKRVKTHFQVPLKKGYEIVEKAKQRLDGHAKRFKYIMSHKTGKIEIVGIIGDEIYLKYHQAKNPKKVGKLFKRKLTPNAGWLDDLEPVKEEELVG, encoded by the coding sequence ATGAAGATACCCGGTTATTCCTCTATAGAAGAAATAGAAAAAGCTTTTCAAATTGAGATTGACAAAGGGGAAAAGAAAAAGCTTCAAAAGGTTGTTGAAAAACATCCTATGTTTATTCCAGACTATTATGCACGATTAATCGATTGGAATGATCCGAACGATCCAATCAAGAATATTATCTTTCCGTCTCTCAGCGAACTTGATGTTGCAGGTTCTTACGATACAAGTGGAGAAAAAGAAAACACAGTTTTAACGGGTTTGCAACACAAATACCAAGAGACAGCACTGTTGCTTGTAACCAATAGGTGCGCTGGCTACTGTAGGCACTGTTTTAGAAAGAGAATGGTAGGTATTCCAACAGATGAAACCGTTAAACTCTTTGATAGAGCTGTTGAATACATAAGAGAACACAAGGAGATAACTAATGTTCTGATTTCTGGAGGAGATCCACTTGTTCTACCAACCGACGTTATAGAATACTTTCTAAAGGAACTATCAAAAATAGAACATTTAAAGTTTATTCGTTTTGGTAGTAGAACTCCTGTTTTTTATCCAATGAGAATTTATGAAGATGAAAAGCTCTTAGATGTATTTGCAAGATATTCGACTCCTGAGAAAAGAGTTTACTTAGTTACCCACTTTAACCATCCAAGGGAAGTGACAGAAGAAGCAAGAAGAGCAGTAGACGCTCTTATTAGAAGTGGAGTTGTTGTTAGTAATCAAGCCGTTTTACTTAAAGGCGTAAATGACGATCCGGAAGTTTTGGTAACTCTTATGAAAGAGATTACATCTTGTGGTGTGGTTCCATACTATGTGTTCCAGTGTCGTCCCGTTAAACGTGTTAAAACCCACTTCCAAGTTCCTTTGAAGAAAGGATACGAAATAGTAGAAAAGGCAAAGCAGAGACTGGATGGACATGCTAAAAGATTTAAATACATAATGTCCCATAAAACAGGAAAAATAGAAATTGTCGGTATTATCGGAGACGAGATCTACCTTAAATACCACCAAGCCAAAAATCCTAAGAAGGTTGGAAAACTCTTTAAGAGAAAGCTTACACCAAACGCTGGATGGCTTGATGATCTCGAACCGGTAAAAGAAGAGGAGCTGGTTGGTTAG